A stretch of the Aegilops tauschii subsp. strangulata cultivar AL8/78 chromosome 4, Aet v6.0, whole genome shotgun sequence genome encodes the following:
- the LOC109770412 gene encoding uncharacterized protein: MARFAVVAAIIALLAVATAAQGPMPAPRMAPLPAPPARSPATAPAPLATPPTAASPSPMASPPAPSTDAPSAMTPSAVSATPTGAPTGTPASSAVYSSAASFVAVAGAVAVAVMF; encoded by the coding sequence ATGGCTCGCTTCGCCGTGGTCGCCGCCATCATCGCCCTCCTCGCCGTCGCCACCGCCGCGCAGGGCCCCATGCCGGCGCCCAGGATGGCCCCGCTACCGGCGCCTCCGGCGAGGTCCCCGGCCACCGCCCCTGCGCCGCTCGCCACCCCGCCCACCGCCGCGTCGCCGTCCCCGATGGCCTCTCCCCCGGCCCCTTCCACCGACGCTCCCTCTGCGATGACACCCTCCGCGGTTTCCGCCACACCCACCGGCGCCCCCACCGGCACTCCCGCAAGCTCTGCAGTGTACTCGTCCGCCGCCAGCTTCGTTGCAGTCGCCGGAGCGGTCGCCGTAGCCGTCATGTTCTAG
- the LOC109770411 gene encoding heavy metal-associated isoprenylated plant protein 2-like, which produces MSKKIVLKVDITAERCKAGAMSVVAKLPGIKSMAVDGEKGTLTVVGDVDVVCLASALRKAKFTALVVSVGPEVVEKKPEPPKKPETPKPVPPCCCSGPGPGNACCCPRPMPPYPGAAIVCYEEQPDGHCIIL; this is translated from the exons ATGTCCAAG AAGATCGTGCTCAAGGTGGATATCACCGCCGAGCGGTGCAAGGCCGGCGCCATGAGCGTCGTCGCCAAGCTCCCAG GTATCAAATCGATGGCGGTGGACGGCGAGAAGGGGACGCTGACCGTGGTGGGGGACGTGGACGTGGTCTGCCTTGCGAGCGCGCTGCGGAAGGCCAAGTTCACGGCGCTCGTCGTCAGCGTCGGGCCTGAGGTGGTGGAGAAGAAGCCCGAGCCGCCGAAGAAGCCTGAAACGCCCAAGCCGGTGCCgccctgctgctgctccggccCCGGCCCTGGCAATGCATGTTGCTGTCCCCGGCCGATGCCGCCGTACCCTGGCGCGGCCATCGTGTGCTACGAGGAGCAGCCCGACGGCCATTGCATCATCCTGTGA